One Methanobacterium sp. DNA window includes the following coding sequences:
- a CDS encoding phosphoribosylaminoimidazolesuccinocarboxamide synthase has translation MNIKIGNLIYQGKAKGIYETDDPKKVVVEFRDDITAGDGAKKDKISTKGFWNSIISAKFFEVLENAGIKTQYIDLIKPGCMLSWKLEMIPLEVITRNIAAGSLLRRYPFQPKQTFDPPIIQIDYKSDEYGDPMLNTDIAIALDLIDEEKLKIIKGTSLKINKTLKDFLESKGLLFPDFKIEYGYDMDGNIILGDEISPDTCRFWDSETCDVLDKDLFRQGESGVIEAYKRVASIILDDEDKKRWNIEL, from the coding sequence ATGAATATCAAAATTGGAAATTTAATATACCAAGGAAAAGCAAAGGGCATATATGAAACAGATGACCCTAAAAAAGTTGTAGTCGAATTTAGAGATGATATTACTGCAGGTGACGGAGCTAAAAAAGATAAAATCAGTACAAAAGGTTTTTGGAATTCGATAATCTCCGCAAAATTCTTTGAAGTCCTTGAAAATGCAGGAATAAAAACCCAATACATTGATCTCATTAAACCGGGCTGTATGCTTTCATGGAAACTTGAAATGATTCCTCTTGAAGTAATAACCCGAAATATAGCTGCTGGAAGTTTGCTTCGAAGATATCCCTTCCAACCAAAACAGACATTTGATCCTCCAATTATACAAATAGATTATAAAAGCGATGAATATGGAGATCCTATGTTAAATACGGATATAGCTATCGCTCTTGACCTTATTGATGAAGAAAAACTTAAAATAATAAAAGGAACATCCTTAAAAATTAATAAAACACTGAAAGATTTCCTGGAATCCAAAGGATTGCTATTTCCTGATTTTAAAATTGAATATGGATATGATATGGATGGAAATATAATTTTAGGCGACGAAATAAGTCCAGATACATGTAGATTCTGGGACAGTGAAACCTGTGACGTTCTTGACAAAGATCTATTCAGACAGGGAGAATCAGGTGTAATCGAAGCCTACAAAAGAGTTGCTTCAATAATACTTGATGATGAAGACAAAAAAAGATGGAATATTGAATTATAA
- the purS gene encoding phosphoribosylformylglycinamidine synthase subunit PurS translates to MKYDAEVKISLKKGMLNPEASTIQRALALLGYEVEDTDTIEIIKFTINEKDEKLAREEVDDMCQRLLCNPVIHDYEIKITQKS, encoded by the coding sequence ATGAAATACGATGCAGAAGTAAAAATAAGCCTAAAAAAAGGCATGTTAAATCCAGAAGCTTCCACAATTCAAAGAGCACTTGCTCTTTTAGGATATGAAGTTGAAGATACAGATACAATTGAGATTATCAAATTTACAATTAATGAAAAAGATGAAAAACTTGCAAGGGAAGAAGTAGATGATATGTGTCAAAGACTTCTTTGTAACCCTGTAATACATGATTATGAGATTAAAATAACTCAAAAATCATAA
- the purQ gene encoding phosphoribosylformylglycinamidine synthase subunit PurQ, giving the protein MKVGIIRFPGSNCDRDVFHALTIAGGEPEYIWWNKRDLSDFDAIVIPGGFSYGDYLRAGAIASITPVIDGIKEIVKEEKPVLGICNGAQILGEIGLVPGVFTNNKDAKFICKDVELKVKSTRTPFTSMYKKNEIIKMPIAHAEGRYYTEEIEKLHDNDQIVLQFEGENPNGSMEAVTGICNENGLVCAVMPHPERASEAVLGSDDGLNFFKGIVNYILH; this is encoded by the coding sequence ATGAAAGTCGGAATCATACGATTTCCAGGTTCAAACTGTGACCGGGATGTATTTCATGCTTTAACAATTGCTGGTGGCGAACCAGAGTATATATGGTGGAATAAACGGGATTTATCTGATTTTGATGCTATTGTTATTCCTGGGGGCTTTTCTTACGGTGACTATTTACGGGCTGGAGCAATAGCCAGTATAACTCCTGTTATAGATGGGATAAAAGAAATAGTTAAAGAAGAAAAACCAGTTCTTGGAATCTGTAACGGTGCTCAAATACTTGGAGAAATAGGATTAGTGCCGGGAGTGTTTACAAATAACAAAGATGCCAAATTCATTTGTAAAGATGTGGAATTAAAGGTTAAATCAACACGAACACCTTTTACAAGTATGTATAAAAAGAATGAAATCATTAAAATGCCCATAGCTCATGCTGAAGGCAGATACTACACTGAAGAAATTGAAAAACTTCATGATAATGACCAGATTGTGCTTCAATTTGAAGGAGAAAATCCCAATGGATCTATGGAAGCTGTAACTGGAATTTGTAATGAAAATGGGCTTGTATGTGCTGTAATGCCTCACCCTGAAAGGGCATCGGAGGCAGTATTAGGTTCAGATGATGGTCTAAACTTCTTTAAAGGAATTGTAAACTACATACTTCATTAA